The DNA sequence CCCCTGCAGGCATCTTTTCTCTTAAGCAAGCATTTGGATATGCACCTTTTAATGCAAACTACCCCTATAGTATCTATAAGGAGACTGACCATTGTGTTGATGATGTGCATTCAAGGTTTTATAACAAGATTATTGATAGTACAAAAATAAATATGGACTATACAAGTAAAGAATATATGAAGTTCCCTAAAAACTACTATAAATATGGCATTGTAGTTAATCATAACCATATAGATGAAACTGGTGCTATCCCTGGTGCAGGGTCATGTATTTTTATCCATATCAAAGAGGTACCTACAACGGGGTGTACAGTAATGAAGGAGAAGGAGATAAAAGAGATTATTTGGTGGCTTGAGGCGAGGAAACATCCACTTTTGATACAAGGGACAAAAGAGGCAGTAGGGAGGCTATGGAAGCAAATTTGAACACCTGACTAGCATCTCTTCTTTGCTCTAATAAAGAGTATAGTTTACATTAAATATAATTTTTGTTTTTGTTTTAGGATGGGGGTAGTCTTTGTAGGCAATTTGAATTACAGAAATAGTATTTTTGTCAAGTGTTTCATAACCCATGGGCTTAATGAGTTTAAGATTACTGATATCGCCGTTAGGATATAGATAAAAAGAGACAACATTTGTTCCTTGTTGTCTAGTATGTATTGCGATACTGGGGTAACCGTTGAGGACTAGTGTATTTTGGGTAATACGGTATATCTCAAAGAGGTGGTCTTTAATAAACCTTTGCTGTGTTTTGGTAAAGGTATAGAATACTTCTCCGTAGAGACTTTGTATTAAGGGACTATTTCTTGATGAAGGTTGATTTTTGTTTCTTGTCCATTTTGGATTACGAAGTAAAGCATTAACAAGCTTATCTTTAGGATATTTTTGGACAATCTTCTTTTTAAAAAACTTCTTCTTGACAATATTGTTAGATGGAATAGGTATCGATTGAGACGGTGTAAATTGCGAGAAGCTCAAGGTTATTTTTTTCTTGTTTTGCACAGAAGGAAGCTTAAATTTTAGTGCATCAAAAGAGAGAAAAAGAAGTAAGAAAATGAAGAGATGAAGTAAAAATGAGAGTACAAAACCCTTTAACATGCGATTGTTCCTCACATTTTAGTCCCTGTAGTGTATAATCTTAAGAATTATACATAAAGAGGATTAATACTATGATATACAATAAGTCTGTAGCAGCATTTGAAGAAGCATATAAGGTTATTCCTGGAGGGGTAGATTCTCCAGTGAGAGCATTTAGTGGTGTAGAAGGCACGCCCCCATTTATAGAGAGGGGTGAAGGTGGTTACCTTTATGATATTGATGGTAACCGATATATAGACTTTGTGCAGAGTTGGGGACCACTTATATTTGGTCATTGTGATAGCGATATTGAGGCATCAGTGATTCAATCAGTTAGAAGAGGGTTGAGTTTTGGTGCACCGACAACCGTTGAGACAGAACTAGCCGAAGAGATTGTTGCACTTTTTGATACCATTGATAAAGTACGATTTGTGAGTTCAGGAACAGAAGCAGTAATGAGTGCATTGCGCTTGGCACGTGGATTTACAGGGCGTGATGATATTGTAAAATTTACAGGATGCTATCATGGCCATTCTGACTCTCTATTGGTACAGGCAGGTTCAGGTCTAGCAACTTTTGGAAGTCCAAGTAGCCCAGGTGTACCAGGAGATTTGACTAAACATACACTTTTGGCAACCTATAATGATCTTGCATCAGTTGAGAAGTGTTTTACAGATTCAGAAGGGGGTATTGCTTGTGTAATCATTGAGCCTATTGCTGGGAATATGGGACTTGTGCCTGCTGATGAGATCTTCCTTGAAGGGCTGAGAACACTTTGCAATACACATGGTGCATTACTAATTTTTGATGAGGTAATGAGTGGTTTTAGAGCCTCTTTAAAGGGAGCACAAGGTATTACACGGGTAAAGCCAGACATGGTGACACTTGGTAAAGTTATTGGTGCAGGTATGCCTGTGGGAGCATTTGGTGCACGTACAGAAATTATGGCACACCTTTCTCCTGAAGGACCGGTTTATCAGGCAGGGACACTTAGCGGGAACCCTGTAGCAATGGCAGCAGGACTGGCTAGCCTTAGAAAACTTAAAGCCAACCCAGCTATTTACGTAGAACTTGGAAATAAAGCAAAAAAACTGGTTAATGGGTTTAAAAAAGCTGCCGATGCTGTCAATGTACCAATAGTAGTAGATGTACGAGGCAGTATGTTTGGTTTCTTCTTCTCCAGTAAACCAGTAAAGAACTTCTCCGATGCAATAGAGAATGATCAGAATCTTTTTGCCAAGTTTCATAAAGGTATGCTTGATAGAGGTATCTATCTTGCTTGTTCTTCATTTGAGACAGGTTTTATCTCTACGGTTACTACCGATGAGATGATTGATGATGCAATTAAAGCAGCATATGAAACACTTGTGGAGATTGTAGCCTAATGGTAGAACAAAAAGAAGAGCCAAAGTTTAAAAAAATAGTTAATGCTGCTGATGGTTTAAGTCTTGGCATCTCTATTGTTGTTGCTGTACTTATTGGTATTGGCATAGGGGTATTGCTTAAATCGTGGACGGATGAGATATGGACACTTTGGATAGGGGTATTGATTGGTATTGGTGCAGCAGTTAATAATGTCTATATTGCTTATAAAAAACAGAAAGCCTCACTTGATGAACTTGCCAAAGATCCACGCTACAGATACGGCAGGGAGATTAGGTCTGATGAAGATGATGATGAAGACTATTGACTGGAACATGCTTCGTGGACTACTTATTATAGATGGGTTGCTTATTTTTGTTTCGGCAACCTTTTTTAGTATGAGTACACTACTCAACACCCAAATAGGATTTCTCTCTGCCACATTAGTGATATTTGCTTCCATAAAAAGCTATAAGCATATGGTTAACACAAGAGTAGAAAATGAGATTATTGCAATGGATATTGATAAAGATATTGTTGACAAACTCGATGATCCGTATGATCTTTATTCTGAAGATATCGAAGAAGAAAAACAGCATTTTAAGACCAATAGCCGATCTCTTTCTGAGGTAGTTAAAGATACTAAACCCACACTCTCTATCTACCGTATTGGTGCATACCTGCTACTCGTTTTAGGGTTTTTGTATCTTAGCCACCATGATTTCTTGCAACTACCTGCATACCTCTTATCGCTAGGTTTGTCACCACTAACTATTGTGGTATTGCTGATATACAACAAAGCAGTCTACAGTGAAGATGTAGTAGAATAGTTTTTGGAGGATTTAAGGATGTATCGCATTTCTCTTTTGATAGCCATATTATTAAGTGGCTGTAGTGCTACCTTCCTGATGTCACAGCAAGACCAAGCTAAGCCTTCACAATCACTTCATGCAGTGCTACATATTATTGATAAACCTATTGATTTTGGGAAGAGGCGTATTGCGTTAACTAAAACCTATATCAGAAATCATTATGGCAAAACGGTGGATAGTATTACCATTGTACCAAAGATTATTTTGCTCCATTATACTGCTATTGACTCATTTGAGGAATCCTATAATACCATGAGACCTGAAATGCTTGGCGGTTCACGTAATGATATTGCTAAAGCCTCTGCACTTAATGTTTCGGTACAGTTTCTTGTTGACAAAAATGGTACCATCTATCAACTGATGCCTGAAACCCAAATGGGACGGCATGTGATTGGATTGAATTATTATGCTATAGGTGTAGAAAATGTTGCCAAAGATGCTCACTCGCTCACTCCTGCACAAGTTAAGGCCAATATTGCACTAGTGAAGTATCTTAAAACCAAATACCCAACTATCAAATACCTCGTAGGACACCATGAGTACCGTCGTATGGAGCAGACTAAATTGTGGCTAGAAAAAGACAAGGGGTACCGTACGATAAAGTATGATCCAGGAGAGATATTTATGCAAAAAGTAAGAGCTGGCGTTAGAAATCTAAACCTTAAAATGCCTCCTAAGAGCTATTGATGCATTCAGCTTTTTCAGTACTTGACTGGACGGTATTTGGTGTTTATTTCTTTATTTTGATACTAACTTCTGCTATCTTTAGTCGTATCAAGGTTAAAAGTACCCGTGACTATTTTATTGGAGACAACTCTGTACCAATGTTTGCTGTAGCAATCTCGGTATTGGCA is a window from the Sulfurovum sp. genome containing:
- a CDS encoding peptidoglycan recognition protein family protein, encoding MSQQDQAKPSQSLHAVLHIIDKPIDFGKRRIALTKTYIRNHYGKTVDSITIVPKIILLHYTAIDSFEESYNTMRPEMLGGSRNDIAKASALNVSVQFLVDKNGTIYQLMPETQMGRHVIGLNYYAIGVENVAKDAHSLTPAQVKANIALVKYLKTKYPTIKYLVGHHEYRRMEQTKLWLEKDKGYRTIKYDPGEIFMQKVRAGVRNLNLKMPPKSY
- a CDS encoding energy transducer TonB — its product is MLKGFVLSFLLHLFIFLLLFLSFDALKFKLPSVQNKKKITLSFSQFTPSQSIPIPSNNIVKKKFFKKKIVQKYPKDKLVNALLRNPKWTRNKNQPSSRNSPLIQSLYGEVFYTFTKTQQRFIKDHLFEIYRITQNTLVLNGYPSIAIHTRQQGTNVVSFYLYPNGDISNLKLIKPMGYETLDKNTISVIQIAYKDYPHPKTKTKIIFNVNYTLY
- the hemL gene encoding glutamate-1-semialdehyde 2,1-aminomutase, translated to MYNKSVAAFEEAYKVIPGGVDSPVRAFSGVEGTPPFIERGEGGYLYDIDGNRYIDFVQSWGPLIFGHCDSDIEASVIQSVRRGLSFGAPTTVETELAEEIVALFDTIDKVRFVSSGTEAVMSALRLARGFTGRDDIVKFTGCYHGHSDSLLVQAGSGLATFGSPSSPGVPGDLTKHTLLATYNDLASVEKCFTDSEGGIACVIIEPIAGNMGLVPADEIFLEGLRTLCNTHGALLIFDEVMSGFRASLKGAQGITRVKPDMVTLGKVIGAGMPVGAFGARTEIMAHLSPEGPVYQAGTLSGNPVAMAAGLASLRKLKANPAIYVELGNKAKKLVNGFKKAADAVNVPIVVDVRGSMFGFFFSSKPVKNFSDAIENDQNLFAKFHKGMLDRGIYLACSSFETGFISTVTTDEMIDDAIKAAYETLVEIVA
- a CDS encoding AtpZ/AtpI family protein, giving the protein MVEQKEEPKFKKIVNAADGLSLGISIVVAVLIGIGIGVLLKSWTDEIWTLWIGVLIGIGAAVNNVYIAYKKQKASLDELAKDPRYRYGREIRSDEDDDEDY